TGATTACGAAGATGCCGCGGTTAGAGCGGGGAATGATACCGAAGTGGATCACTCTTTCATCGGCGTAGTTTAGTTTCAGATTGGCCGCTTTGATGGGATCGATATCGCCAACGAGGTCGGCAACGGATACATCGGGAGTAGCGAGTTTTTCGCCATAGCGGGCATCTGCTGGCAGCCAGGAGATGGGGGTGGCGTCACCGAGTTCGGAGACGAGGTCCCTGGCGTATTTTGATAAAGGATCGAAGGGACTGTCGTTTACTTCGGAACCTTCCACAATAGGAATGTATTCGTCCAGCAGGGAGATCATTTGCCTTGCCATACGGGTTTTAGCCTGTCCGCGGAGACCGAGGAAGAGGATATTGTGCCTGGACAGTAAAGCTCTTTCTGTGTCGGGGATGACGGTATCTTCGTAGCCGATGATACCTGGGAAAGTGATCTCTTTTTGCTGTAATTTTTTAATCAGGTTTTGCCTGATTTCTTCTTTTACTGACTTTGGTTTATATCCACTCTTCTTTAACTCACCTAGCGTTCTGATGTTGATATTCATTAATTGATAAAGTTTTACTGATTACAATTGAGTCGTGTTTTTTTAGTTTTTGAATAGCTAAAAAAACTGTTCTTGATTTACAGGGAATGCAGGAGCAGTTTGTTTTACAGCGCGTTTTCTTTTTCTATTTGCAGGATTAAAGCGGAACAGCTGTTTCCGTTACAGCACCTTTCTTTTTCCGTTTTCAAAATCAAAAAACAGGAACTGTCCTAATTTATCCAGTCCTGAGAAAAACGCTTTCCCGTTGTTGGTTTCCGTGAACTCTGTCACGAACTTTTGCAGCCACGGGTCTGTCGCTACCATGAAGGTCGTGATTGGAATCTTCAGCTTTTTACATTGTGCCGCGAGGTTCAGTGTGCGATTGAGGATCTTGCGGTCAAGGCCGAAGCTGTTTTTGTAGTACTGTTTGCCGACTTTGAGACAGGTAGGTTTCCCATCTGTGATCATAAAGATCTGTTTGTTGGGATTTCGTCGTCTGCGCAGGATGTCCATGGCGAGTTCCAGGCCTGCCACTGTATTGGTGTGGTAAGGTCCGACCTGGAGGTAAGGAAGATCTTTGATTTCTATTTGCCAGGCATCGTTACCGAAAACGATGATGTCCAGTGTGTCCTTGGGATAGCGGGTGGTGATGAGTTCACTCAGGGCCATGGCTACCTTTTTGGCTGGTGTGATGCGGTCTTCGCCGTAAAGGATCATGGAGTGGGAGATATCGATCATCAGGGCGGTAGACGTTTGTGTTTTGAAATCTGTTTCCTGGATTTCAAGGTCGTCCTGATGGATGGAGAAGCTCTCGATGCCATGATTGATCTGGGCATTCCGGATGGACGCTGTCATGTCGATCTGTTCCAGTGCGTCTCCGAACTGGTAAGGCCTGGAGTCGGCGTTGAGTTCATCCCCCTGCCCGGATTTACGGGTATTGTGGTTACCCACGTTTGACTTTTTCAGTTTACCGAAGATCTCTTCGAGGGCACGTTTGCGGATGTTCTGTTCGGTTTTCCCGGTGATCTGGATACTACCGTTTTCTTCGTTGTCTCGGATGTATCCTTTTTCCTTTAGTTCCTGAATGAAGTCTCCGATTCCGTAATCTTCGTTGGTCAGCTGGTATTCTTTGTCCAGTTCGGTCAGCCATTGCAGTGCTTCGCTGACGTCGCCGCTGGTGTAAGTCAGCAGTTGGGTGAATACGTCAAGTAGTTTGTCAAATGGCGATTTTCCCTGCTCGTCGGGTTCAAATTTGGAAAAATGTAAGCCTCTCATAATACTATGTAAATTAGTGAATTTAGTTGACAGTCGTAGAGGGCATCAGGATGTGAGCGTTTTTTTTAATTTTATGTTTATGTTAAGATCAATTATCCCGTCATTGGCCTTGATTTTCCAATGCACGGTTTCCACGGCTCAGGCAGTTTCAGGGGTGCAAAGTGTTCCTGAAGCACACAAAATTTCCACCGCCCGGATAGTTAAAACAACCCGCGGTTACATCAAAGGTATCGAAGAGCAGGGCATCTTCGTTTTTAAAGGAATTCCATATGCCAGCGCGGCGCGCTTCAAAGCACCAACACCCCGACCCGCCTGGAAAGACACGCTTTCGTGTACGGAATTTGGACCTGTGGCACCGCAGTGGGACGGCAAAGTAGTGGGTGAGGAAGATTGCCTGCAACTGAACCTGTATACATCCGGTGTAAAGGGAAAGAAGCCGGTAGTGGTATGGGTGCATGGTGGAGGTATGACAGGCGGTACTGGTAAGTGGATGAACGGACATGCTTTTGCCGACCATGACAGTATTATTACAATTACGATCAATTATCGCCTGGGTGCCCTGGGTTTCCTGTATATGGGTGATGTACCTGGATATGAGACGGCGCCTAATAATGCCGTGCTGGACCTGGTTGCATCACTGCAATGGATCAGGGAGAACATCGCTGCCTTTGGGGGAGATCCTGACAGGGTCACTGTGATGGGAGAATCTGCGGGGGCAAAGCTGAGCAGTGTATTGCTGGTTGCGCCGGCTGCAAAAGGGAAGTATCAGCAACTGGTACTGGAAAGTGGTGGCGTGAATTGTATCAGGGATACTGCTACGGCCCAGGCGATCAGGAAACGTTTGATGGATACTTTGGGCATCCGTGATCCGAATGAATTTTTGCGCTTGCCTGTGAATGACATTATTGCTGCGCAGGCGAAGGTATTGAAAGGTGCATCCGGCACGAATTATTTCGGGCCGATGGCTGATAATAAGGTGGTGTATGGGGATGCGTATAACTGGTTGAAGAAACACCCGCTGAAGAATGTAAGGGTATTGCTGGGAAGTAATAAGGCGGAGGCTTTATTGTTTATGAATATAGATAGGCGATTGTATCATCCGGATGTGCAGGTGCTCCGGGATTGGTTTGGAAAGAACGGAGACCTGGTGAAGATGCCGGCAGATACTGCAGGGATTATGCAGATGCTGAGCAGGATTATGTACCAGTTGCATACTTATAGACTGGCAAATGTGCTGGGCGCGCAGAAAGCGAATGTCTGGCTGTATTCTTTTGAGCAGACGAGCCAGGGTAAACCGGCTACGCATGGGCAGGAGCTGGGGTATATCTGGGGGAGTAAGCAGCCACTGGAGAATCCCGGATTAGAGCAGGTGATTCACAGGGATTGGGTGAATTTTATAAAAGGAAAGAACTTGTGGACGAAGTATGATGGGCGGAAACTGGGGATGATTTATGGGGAGCCTACCCGGGAGGAGCGGATCGCTGGTTGGGAGGATGTGAGTTTTCCGGCGATGGGTTTCCTGCTGGATTGATGAGTCATTCGGGGAATACCGGTTTAATTGGAATGAGTTTCTTGTTGGAAGGATGATCCATTCCGGGTATATTCCAACAATCACGGGAATGCTTTCCAGCCCGATGATTAACCATTTTTGTTTTAATTCAGTTTAGCCTGCAACAGGCTTTGGGCTGGACTGATGATCTAAAATAATTGCAGCTAACAGTTGCGCATTTACCAGTTCTGCCGGGTGTGGGGTATGGGGGAGCACTCCAAAACCTGCATCCGGCAGTAATTTGTACACCTGGATGGTCTCTTCAAAAGATACCATGCGATCACGATCTCCTAATAACAGCAATACAGGGATACCGATGTTTTTAAAATCATCTGCCTGAAGCGGGTTTTGTTCACCCATGGCTATCATCATATCCGCTGTTTTTTCCACTACCACTTTCCAGTCATTCGGCGCGTGCATTTTCTCTAAAGCATTTGCAAATGCAGGTACTTTTTGGACCATAACTGCCGGTTGCAGCATCTTTGATTCTTTCAATGCTGTGACAGGATCCCAGTGGAATTTTGTGCCGAGGGTAATAATGCTATCTACAAGTAAGGGTTGTGTAGCAGCCAGATGCAAAGCAACATATCCACCCATGCTGGCACCGAAAATAGTGAGATGTTCCAGTTGGTGTGAGCGGATGTAATCGGCTACTGAGGCAGCGAAAAATTGAATGGAGAAAGGAGCATCCGGTAATGGCTGACCAGCATGGCCGGGAAAGTCATACAGATGAATGGTGTAATGTTCAGACAATGCAGCGGCAATTGCCTTTAACTGGAAGGATGCGCCGATGGCACCGTGGAGAAGGAGTAAGTGGGGCTTCATGCATGCAAAATAATGAAAAAAGATTGTTTTGTAAATTGAGGAGAGCAAACGTTTTCTATTTATTATTTTTTGAACCGGCAATCAAAAGAAAAGGCCGAAATGCCTACCCAATAAGCACTCCAGCCTTCGCTATTTATCTGGTACACGAGACTATTAATAATATTCAAAACCATTAATAGTGATTCACCAGGCTATTAGTAGTGATGATAACCACCACCATGATAATGATGATGATGAGGAGGGCCATAACCAGGGCCACGCTCCACTAAGCAGCTACTTAAGCTAATGGTGCCGATAAATAATGTTGCGATGATAAAATATTTAAACGTTTTCATGATATTTAGGTTTGAATAAACTATGATCAATAAAGGTTGTTTAAGTTGGCGTCTGCAGGCGTTTTTTTAAACTTCTGATAGAGTAAATGAGAAAAGTGTGCCAGAGTGAAAAATGGATTGTTATTTACTGTTAAAATCCCTGTAATCCGCTGTGGTACGCTGATCATTGTCATGGTTTAAACCCGCATTTTCTCCTACGTTTGTGTCTATGATGCAAATTCCTTTCAATTTAATGGCAAAACCTGCGGGTGCAACCTGCAACCTGCAATGTTCCTATTGTTATTACCTGGATAAGGGAACGCCTTATATGGATGATACTGTGCTGGAAGCATACATCCGGAACTATATCAATGAGCAGGCCAGTCACCAGGTAGATTTTGTCTGGCAGGGTGGTGAGGCTACCCTTCAGGGAATTCCATTTTTTAAGAAGGCATTGCAGTTGCAAAAGCAATATAGAAATGGGAAGGTGATTACAAATGCGTTTCAGACGAATGGCACCTTGTTGAATGATGACTGGTGCCGGTTCTTCAGGGATAATAATTTCCTGGTCGGGATTTCTATCGATGGTCCGGCAGCATTGCATGATCCCTATCGGGTGAACAAAGGCGGTAAGGGCACCTTTAAGCAGGTGATGAGAGGATTGCAGTTATTACTAAAATACAGGGTGGAATTTAATACACTGACAGTGGTGCATGACCTGAATGCAAACCATCCCCTGGACGTGTACCGCTTTTTGAAAAGAGAGGGTAGTGAGTACATGCAATTCATTCCATTGGTGGGTAAGAAGGAAGCAGTGAATCCGCTGGCGTTTGGCCGCTTTATGATCGGAATTTTTGATGAGTGGGTGAAGCAGGATGTGGGGAAATATTTTGTGCCGGTATTTGATGCGGCGTTAGCAAATGAAGTGGGGGTACCGGCAGGAAGTTGTGTATTCAATGATTATTGCGGACAATCGATTGTGATTGAGCATAACGGTGATGTATATGCCTGCGATCATTTTGTGGAGCCGCAGTACAGAGTAGGAAATGTGTTGACGGGGAGTTTGCAGGAAATGATGCGTTCTGAAAAGCAGCAGAATTTTGGCTTAAATAAATTCAGGCTGTTGTCAGCATCCTGTGGCAAATGTGATGTTTATAAATATTGCCGGGGAGAATGCCCGAAGAACAGATTGCCGGATGGTCTGAATTATTTATGCGAGGGCTACGGTCTGTTCTTCAGGCATATCCGCCCATATCTGCAATTTATGGCCAATGAGCTGGCCCATAAGCGATCTCCGGCGAATGTGATGCACTACGCTTCGACAGGCTTTCCACCTCTGAACTGAGGAGGCAGCTGACTGATTTGATGGCTGATCGTTTCAGCAATAAGCCTGCCTTGTTCACTCAGACCTGAACCATCATAAGTAGGAGCACCCTCCTTATCTGAATCTGTCTGAATCATTTCAAATCCTGCCGGGATCTGATCACTGAAATGCTTGTTTGGAGTTACATGATAGACGATGGAATGATCGCGTTGTTCGAATTCCAGGTCCAACATGAACTGTTGTCCATCTAAGTTAATTGTGATTTGCCTGGTCATATGTTTGAGTTTATAATTGTAAGGCAAAACACAGGCCATATGTCAGCAATTCCACAGCAGGAATAAGTCCTGTTTTTGTTTTCCCACATTTTTATTGAGGTGTAAGACGGATTACGCGCAAAAAGCCTAAAATTATTGATAAACGATGCCCTGTTTGCGATTGGATGAGCCAGCGTCGGACGGGGAGGGGATGGGTACATAGTGACCAACCTGAACGATAGCGGCAGCGGGTTCCTGTGGGATGCAGTCAGTCAGCCGAACAGGATGGTTGTTTCTGAAGCAGGCGGCATCATTCATATCAGTTCCCGGATCGTGGTGTCACCAAACATCACCATAGCGGGGCAGACTGCCCCCGGAGATGGGGTAGTGGTGTATTTTATAGCGCATTTATGGAAAACCGTTTATTATTGCATCCGTCAATAAACCGTCTTAAATATGAAACTTATTTTTCCGCTATGTTTAATGATTATCCTGCTGTCCAGTTTTACATATGTTAACAAGGACAGGATCGTAATTCCTGCGGTATTAAAATCTGCCATTGTGTACCGGTCCGGCGCAGAATTACATCACATGGCCAAAGCCAGCCTCGAAAAGGGGAATAATGATGTTGTTATTGAAGGTGTCAGTAATGATGTTGATCTTAACAGTCTTCAGTTTGGTTCCGATGGAGGAGTGACAGTAATGTCGGTGGAATTCGTCACCAACTATCTTAAGCCCGCTGTAAAACCGACGCTTGTAAAAAAGCTGGAGGACTCTGTTGAAATAGTGACCCGGGCACTTTCCAGGCTGCAGGTTATTCTGAAGACCGACAAGGATATGCTGGATCTCCTGAACGCCAATAAAGAGATCCGGGGCACTCAAACAGGCCTTAGTGTGGCGGAATTGGTGAAAATGATGGAATATTACAAAACAAAAACACTCGAACTGCAGAATGAGATCACGGATTATAACGAACGCTCTGTCAAATTAGAGGAATTGATGGCTAAACTGAATGATCAATTGAATGAAGAGAAAAACAAGAATACTAAAACAACAGGAAACCTGATCCTACAGCTGTTTAGTCCTATGAGCGGCAGTTTTAATTTTACCATCTCATACATTACCAAAAACGCTTCATGGAATCCTTACTACGATCTTTTTGTGGAGTCTGTCAATAAGCCGGTACGATTGATTTACAGAGCTAAGGTTGCTCAGTCCACAGGGATCGATTGGCAACAGGTGAAATTGAGTCTTTCTACATCTACACCAAACCAGCAAAATACAGCGCCTGTGTTTAATGGATGGTTCCTGGGATATATTAATCCTAAGGTTCAGATAAGGGGTTTTAGTTCTATGACTAACTCACTAAGTGGAAATCTGGCACTTAACGAAGTGGTTGTTTCAGGTTACGGTTCCAAAAGCATGTACAAGCGTGAAGAGACCGAAGCCGAAGCTGCTCCGGTTTATATAGTAAATGGAAACATGATGAATAAGGCTGATTTTGAGAGGATAGCCCCGCAGTCAATTGCAGACATGAACGTATTAAAAGATGCTGCAGCTACCGCAATATACGGCAGCAGGGCCGCCAACGGAGCTATTGTTGTTAGACTTAAGGATAACATGAGTGATTATATATCCGTGGCGGATAATGAACTTAATATGGTCTATAACATAGACCTGCCTTATGATATGGAGAGTAACGGTAAAGAGCAAAGCGTGCAGTTAAAAGAAAGCAGTGTGGCTTCAGTCTATAAGTTCTATGCAGCTCCCAAACTGGATAAAGAAGCCTACCTGCTGGCAGATATTGCCGATTGGGAACAGCTCAATCTTATTCCGGGAGAAGCCAATATCATTTTTGAAGGTACCTATGTAGGTAAAACAATGATAGACCCCAACAGCACAAAAGATACACTTACGCTTACGTTGGGCAGGGACAAAAGAGTGGTGGTTAAAAGAGACAAACTGGTAGATGTTAGCAGCGTTAAATTCCTGGGATCCAACAAGAAGCAGGTGTTCAGTTATGAGATAACCGTGAAGAACAATAAGAAAGAAAAAATCTCCATGCTGCTGAAGGATCAATACCCTTTGTCCACCAATAAAGACATAGAGGTGGAAGTGCTGGAAACCAGCGGGGCAGATGTAAATCAAGATCTCGGCATCCTGAACTGGAATATAGAACTGGCGCCTGGAGAAAGTAAGAAGTATAAATTAAGTTATAGCGTTAAGTATCCTAAGGATAAAATGGTCAATGTAAACTGATGTTTAAAATAAAGGGGCTGGCCTTTGGGTCAGCCCAAAAAAATGGGAGATGTGACTGGGCTTCCACCTCTCTCGTACCCAGGCTTAGTCTGCACC
This window of the Chitinophaga sancti genome carries:
- a CDS encoding vWA domain-containing protein, with the protein product MRGLHFSKFEPDEQGKSPFDKLLDVFTQLLTYTSGDVSEALQWLTELDKEYQLTNEDYGIGDFIQELKEKGYIRDNEENGSIQITGKTEQNIRKRALEEIFGKLKKSNVGNHNTRKSGQGDELNADSRPYQFGDALEQIDMTASIRNAQINHGIESFSIHQDDLEIQETDFKTQTSTALMIDISHSMILYGEDRITPAKKVAMALSELITTRYPKDTLDIIVFGNDAWQIEIKDLPYLQVGPYHTNTVAGLELAMDILRRRRNPNKQIFMITDGKPTCLKVGKQYYKNSFGLDRKILNRTLNLAAQCKKLKIPITTFMVATDPWLQKFVTEFTETNNGKAFFSGLDKLGQFLFFDFENGKRKVL
- a CDS encoding carboxylesterase family protein → MLRSIIPSLALIFQCTVSTAQAVSGVQSVPEAHKISTARIVKTTRGYIKGIEEQGIFVFKGIPYASAARFKAPTPRPAWKDTLSCTEFGPVAPQWDGKVVGEEDCLQLNLYTSGVKGKKPVVVWVHGGGMTGGTGKWMNGHAFADHDSIITITINYRLGALGFLYMGDVPGYETAPNNAVLDLVASLQWIRENIAAFGGDPDRVTVMGESAGAKLSSVLLVAPAAKGKYQQLVLESGGVNCIRDTATAQAIRKRLMDTLGIRDPNEFLRLPVNDIIAAQAKVLKGASGTNYFGPMADNKVVYGDAYNWLKKHPLKNVRVLLGSNKAEALLFMNIDRRLYHPDVQVLRDWFGKNGDLVKMPADTAGIMQMLSRIMYQLHTYRLANVLGAQKANVWLYSFEQTSQGKPATHGQELGYIWGSKQPLENPGLEQVIHRDWVNFIKGKNLWTKYDGRKLGMIYGEPTREERIAGWEDVSFPAMGFLLD
- a CDS encoding alpha/beta fold hydrolase; translation: MKPHLLLLHGAIGASFQLKAIAAALSEHYTIHLYDFPGHAGQPLPDAPFSIQFFAASVADYIRSHQLEHLTIFGASMGGYVALHLAATQPLLVDSIITLGTKFHWDPVTALKESKMLQPAVMVQKVPAFANALEKMHAPNDWKVVVEKTADMMIAMGEQNPLQADDFKNIGIPVLLLLGDRDRMVSFEETIQVYKLLPDAGFGVLPHTPHPAELVNAQLLAAIILDHQSSPKPVAG
- a CDS encoding anaerobic sulfatase maturase, which codes for MAKPAGATCNLQCSYCYYLDKGTPYMDDTVLEAYIRNYINEQASHQVDFVWQGGEATLQGIPFFKKALQLQKQYRNGKVITNAFQTNGTLLNDDWCRFFRDNNFLVGISIDGPAALHDPYRVNKGGKGTFKQVMRGLQLLLKYRVEFNTLTVVHDLNANHPLDVYRFLKREGSEYMQFIPLVGKKEAVNPLAFGRFMIGIFDEWVKQDVGKYFVPVFDAALANEVGVPAGSCVFNDYCGQSIVIEHNGDVYACDHFVEPQYRVGNVLTGSLQEMMRSEKQQNFGLNKFRLLSASCGKCDVYKYCRGECPKNRLPDGLNYLCEGYGLFFRHIRPYLQFMANELAHKRSPANVMHYASTGFPPLN
- a CDS encoding DUF4139 domain-containing protein gives rise to the protein MKLIFPLCLMIILLSSFTYVNKDRIVIPAVLKSAIVYRSGAELHHMAKASLEKGNNDVVIEGVSNDVDLNSLQFGSDGGVTVMSVEFVTNYLKPAVKPTLVKKLEDSVEIVTRALSRLQVILKTDKDMLDLLNANKEIRGTQTGLSVAELVKMMEYYKTKTLELQNEITDYNERSVKLEELMAKLNDQLNEEKNKNTKTTGNLILQLFSPMSGSFNFTISYITKNASWNPYYDLFVESVNKPVRLIYRAKVAQSTGIDWQQVKLSLSTSTPNQQNTAPVFNGWFLGYINPKVQIRGFSSMTNSLSGNLALNEVVVSGYGSKSMYKREETEAEAAPVYIVNGNMMNKADFERIAPQSIADMNVLKDAAATAIYGSRAANGAIVVRLKDNMSDYISVADNELNMVYNIDLPYDMESNGKEQSVQLKESSVASVYKFYAAPKLDKEAYLLADIADWEQLNLIPGEANIIFEGTYVGKTMIDPNSTKDTLTLTLGRDKRVVVKRDKLVDVSSVKFLGSNKKQVFSYEITVKNNKKEKISMLLKDQYPLSTNKDIEVEVLETSGADVNQDLGILNWNIELAPGESKKYKLSYSVKYPKDKMVNVN